The following DNA comes from Methanomassiliicoccales archaeon LGM-DZ1.
TGATGTACCCGCTGGAATTCTACGGGGAGATGTATGACCTCTCCCTGTTCGTGACCGAATACACCAACAACGGCAGGCTGGCGATCATACTGATAGACCAGGACGGGGAGGACTTCGCCGACGTAACCGTGAACTTGCCGGGGGAGAGGTGCCCTGAGGGATGTGCCTTCGTGGACACCAACAACTCGCCCTGGCTGGAGGAATTCATCGTGAAGAACGGATTGGGGGAGTTCACGGGTGCCTACGGTTATTCGGGGTTCTGTTCGTACCCTCAGTACAGGTTCTATCCTCAGGTGATCTCCAGATCCCCGAAGAACACCTACAGGGTGGAATACCTCGAAAGGGGGAGATGGAAGAAGCTGGAGGATTTCAGTTCGGAGGACGAGGCTTACGAGTGCATGGAGGACCAGTACTACTTCGACAACAAGAACGGGGAACCGTTCGTGAAGTACAGAGTAAGCGAGATAGGGGGGAAGAAGTAATGTTCAGGCTGTTCAACAAGAAGGAGGATCCCGCGGATTATGTGTTCAGGAGAGGACACATACCCGGAGGAAGCTACCTGTTCGATGACGGAACCTTCGGGTACATCGCGGATCCCGAGTTCGATATCTCCGAGTTCATAGACTTCGAGGACTGGGAGACCCAGGAATTCATCGAGAGCTACTGGTACGGTATGCTGGACGGCGAAGAGAAGGAGGAAGCCGAGAGGTATATCCGCAGCCACTTCGGAGGCAAGCTGCCGATTGGGAACATCTACATTGACAGATGGGGAACCGATGGGGAGTTCCATCAAGGCGGATGTTTCCTATATTTCGAAGGAGAGACCCTTAGAGACTATTGTTACAGGAATGGCGAGCCGTACCCGGTAAGGGAAGTTCCGGACGAGGTAATCGAGGCTTTCGAGGCAGGGGATCGGGAAGCCCTGTGGAAACTAAGGCAGAAAGTACCCGAATTGAAGAATCTCCGTTTTTAAACCACTTACATCCCCTTGTGGGATGATTGCAGTTTTGATTTCACTTATGTGGGCAGGTGGGACGGATTCAACTGAGCATTTACACCCATTCTGTCCACTCCTTTACATTCTGTCATAAGCTACCTTGTAAAGTGTAAACTTCTGACCTCTCCCCTACCATTATAACCACAAAAACCCCATAATCATCCGCAGAAACGAAAGGAATCCGTCTACCCCGCAGAGGAGATAAAGATGGAATCCGCAAACACCCAAATCACGATCCCGGAGGTCATCTCATGACCGTCCTGGACGAATTCTACGCAGGCTACCTTCATTATACCGTGGCCTTCAGATTATGGACCGACACCTGCCGCCAGCTCGCCGACTGCAAAGGCTCCCTCGATGAAAGACAGGCCCTCGTCGATGAGACGCTGCGCCTATCCATGTGCGTGGCCGACAACATCGACGAGGTGGAATCCCTCATAGCTGACACTCTCGAATACATTCAATCCGAAGATACGGGGGATCCCGATCTCCTCGGAGCCATATCCCTGATAACCAACAACCTGAAGGAGGACAGGGCGAGAGCTGATGACTACACCAGGTTCGTTATGCGCAGGAGATCGGGAGGGAAGGAGAAGAGACCAAGACGCCCCCAGATTGCCAATCCATTCGTCTATGTTCCCCAAGAAGATTCTGAGGAAGAACTCGAAGAGAACATCAACGTCGAAGAACCCGATTCCGTAGAGGAATCCCCAGAGGCTGAATCCCAAGCGGAATCCGTAACGGAAGAGGAGGAACAGGGATCTGATGCTGCAGAGGAACCCTCCGAAGAAACCGTTGAGGAACATTCGGACAATCCTCTTGCCGAAGAATCCGAGAGGATAGCTGAGGAACAGAAGAACCAACCTCCTGAAGTTCCCGAGGAACAGGAGGAACCCAAGAAGAAAAGCTTTTTCGGAAGGGGAAGGAAATGATCGAGGCCATCCTCCCCTTCCTCATAGCATTCGTCTCGCTGGGTGCATTCGAACTCGGAAGGAGGGTAAGGGACAGGGTACACGTGGTCATGCCCTACAAGGATCCCGTGACGCTGCTGTTGTTCCTCGCTTCCCTCTCCCCCCTCATATTCTCCCTTGCCGGACACACGATCATCGAACCCACCGACATCTGGTACCTCTCCTTCGTAATCGCATTCCTCGGCTGTTACTCCCTTGCCTACATCAGAGGGGAACTCGACCTTGTGTACGTGAACGTCCACACCCTCATCTCGGAACGTTTCCCCGGCGGTGCCCAGGAGATCAAGCCCGTGGTCTACTATTGGGACAGGGACGGTAACCAGTGTCTTCAGGAACAGTCCTTCAGGGAAATCCTGAAATCCGTTTTCCTCGGAATACGTTCCCCTCTCCGTCTGGATGTGGGATTGGTGAAGAGGACGAGACCCGTCTTCGTTCAGAAGGTACTCTTCCCTATGGTCACCGTTGATGCCATAGATGTTGTCGAAGAGAAGATCGAAGAGACCCAGATCAAGAAGTGGATCTTCGGATTCAGGGTACGTTCCTACTCCTATACCCCCGCACCATCGTGCATAGACACGACACAGCAGTGGTTGGTTTCCGCTTATAACCAAGAACACCTCACCAAGGAACTCACCAGGAAGGAAGCGCAGCTCCTTGAATCGAAGACCTCGGCCATGTCGGCATTCTATGCGAAATCGGCAGACCTTCTTGTGGAGATGATCTCCGACCGCACCCCCGGAGCGGAAATCTATCAGGATGTCACCGACAGATTGGCTCCGAGGGAACCGCAGCGTCCCCCCGTACAGGAGAGGGAAACGCCGCCACCGAAGAAAGGGATCTTCAGGAAGAGGAAGGAGGGGAGCGAATGATGTTCCCATTCCAGAACGAACCTCCTGTGGGGGACTCGGGTTCCCTTCCGGACATAAACACCTCGGAAGCGATACTCTACGGTCCCGCCTACTTCAGGATAAAATCGATGCAGTGGGCCTGGGACGAGATGGAGGACTACCTCATCAGGAAGGCCGACTCCCTGGAGAGCCAGATCATGGACAGGGAGTGGTGCTATTCCGTCATGAGGTACAACCGTTACCTCATCTTCGCCCGTTCACCTCCCGTGAACGATGTATCCAAACTCCAGGACCTTTTCACGCTGCGTTCCCTGTGTAAATGTGTTGCCGGTCTGAAGAAGATCGACGAGTACAGGAAGCAGAACAAGGCCTGGGCGAGGATGAAGGGTACCCAGAACTATGTGGAGAACATGAAGGGAAGGGGAATATCCGAAGCGGAATGGAAAGCTGCCACGGCAAGCTACAACAACGAACCCATCACCTATGATTACGTCCACGGCCTCAGACCTTCGATGATCCCGGGAGAGATATTCGACTGGAATGATGCTATGAGGGACCTCATGGGCGGGAAGGAATTCGATTCCCTCGTCTCCAAGATTTTCGGTGTCGATGTCTCCGACGTTCCTGTGGACGGAGAGGAGAGGGCGGTCACGCCCGAACCTCCCCCGGTACGGGAACAGGGTGACTTCTCCGACCTATCCGAACCTCTGGGTATCATGTTCCCCGATCCTATCGAAGATGCCAAACAATCCCTCGGGGAACTCACCGACGAATGTTCGGCCTGTGCGGATTACTGGGACATGATGGACATTGACCCAGTACGTCTGATAGACACTCTCATAGAATACGCGGAGGCGGTATGATGCAGCGTTTCGTACCCAAGTTCAAGGAAACAATCACGGACATGAACAACGAGTACCGCAACCTCCTGCGGGCGTTCAAGGTCAAGGACACGAGGGTGGAATACCTGAACACCTTCGAACAGGCCCTGGCACTGAACTGCAACTTCCCCCTGTGGGAAAACGAGCGGTACTTCAGGATAACGAACAAGTATCCCCTTCCCGAGGAAGGATACACCTCCCTAAAGAAGTTCAAGCTGTACCTGATGCTGTACTTCTACGTGATGAGGGATGCCGGTCTTCTCAACCGTGAGGCGGAGATGGCCGAACAGGATTGGAACAAGAGAACCGATGCTTTCGGAGGGAGCGCATGAAACTGAACAGCGATTTTATCAATGAATATCTGAAGGGGATCTTCAAGCCCGGTGCGGTATTGGTCTCCTACGGGATGAGGGGAGGGGGCAAGACTCACTGTGCCGTCTCCTACTGCCAGAGACTGATAGAAGGATACTACCCGGACTGTCCGAAGCACGTGGTATTGATTACCAACGTGATCTTCGTGAAGAAGTCGAGGAAGGGATTCGTAACCGAATCCCCGCCGGGCGTGTACACCATCCATTCCATGAAGGAGATATTCCCGATCGTGGTGGAGACCCTGGAGAAATACGGTCGTAAGGACACGATGATCGTCCTGCTTCTGGACGAGGCCCAGAACTTCCTTCTCGGAGATATGAACAACGTCGGCGACATGGCATCCTCGATGAAGAAGTTCTGCGGGATTATCAGGAAATTCAACATGTGCCTGTGGCTTCTTTCCCCGGCCATGAGGAACCTGGGTCCCGCGTTCAGGAACTTCCTGGATGCGGAGAACGATCCGGGTAATGTCAATTGCACCTTCCAGAAGAACAACGCGGATGCCAAGAGGTTCGTGGATTCCAGGCACTACGACATGGACCCCCGTTCGATAGTGTACGTGAAAGCCGGATTCAACGAGCCTACCCAGCTGCTGCCGGTACCGACATCGTCGTGGACGAGGGATCCCGACACGCTGGCCGAAGGGGAATACGCATACGACAACCTGTCCAGTGCCGATTTCGTCGTGGGAGATTTCCCGTTCCACGAGTTCGTCCAGCACATATCGGGTAAGTCGAGTTACGACATGATCTCCGGGATAAAGGAGTTCTACGAAGCTCTTGACAGAGGAGAGATGGAGGACGGCACACCGGTGCAGGATGCGGATAAAATCCGCTACGAGTACGGGAAGATTCTTGCAGTCAGGATGAGGGTGGAGTACGACGTGCCGAGGGAGACTGTAGCCGCTTTGTTTGGTGTATCCGAGAACACGATCACCAATTGGGTGAACGCCTGGAAGAAATCCCATCAACAGGAT
Coding sequences within:
- a CDS encoding DUF4313 domain-containing protein, with protein sequence MYPLEFYGEMYDLSLFVTEYTNNGRLAIILIDQDGEDFADVTVNLPGERCPEGCAFVDTNNSPWLEEFIVKNGLGEFTGAYGYSGFCSYPQYRFYPQVISRSPKNTYRVEYLERGRWKKLEDFSSEDEAYECMEDQYYFDNKNGEPFVKYRVSEIGGKK
- a CDS encoding helix-turn-helix domain containing protein, whose translation is MKLNSDFINEYLKGIFKPGAVLVSYGMRGGGKTHCAVSYCQRLIEGYYPDCPKHVVLITNVIFVKKSRKGFVTESPPGVYTIHSMKEIFPIVVETLEKYGRKDTMIVLLLDEAQNFLLGDMNNVGDMASSMKKFCGIIRKFNMCLWLLSPAMRNLGPAFRNFLDAENDPGNVNCTFQKNNADAKRFVDSRHYDMDPRSIVYVKAGFNEPTQLLPVPTSSWTRDPDTLAEGEYAYDNLSSADFVVGDFPFHEFVQHISGKSSYDMISGIKEFYEALDRGEMEDGTPVQDADKIRYEYGKILAVRMRVEYDVPRETVAALFGVSENTITNWVNAWKKSHQQDETT